The following are encoded in a window of Arthrobacter sp. NicSoilB4 genomic DNA:
- a CDS encoding alkaline phosphatase D family protein, with product MTTSPLVLGPMMRYVDETSASVWVETRSAGRVSIRAGGRHWDAGTFAAHGHHYALVELDGLEPGTVTPYSLDINGAQAWPEPEPEFPPSMIATLKPGKPLRMAYGSCRTSVPHDEHGNRTHGVDSLRAYALKMASGGDESWPDLVAFLGDQVYADLTSDQMQEFIRARRDIEAPPGEELKDYEEYAHLYFLAWSDPANRWLLSTLPSAMIFDDHDIRDDWNTSLSWKKEMEATSWWHGRIVAGLASYWVYQHLGNLSPQERADDAIWQHIAAHEGEDEIDVSAELDSFADRADQDPGSYRWSYYRDFGDTRLIVVDSRAARDLAPDHRALVDTAEMAWLDGRMRGGFRHLLVATSLPFLLPMGLHYVESWNEAISQGAWGNRAARAGEKLRQAVDLEHWGAFQNSFREVAAMVTEVADGKRGPAPETIAFLSGDVHYSYVSEVERTSGSRIVQAVCSPIRNPLPRLMRSFAAVMSYGLATPVGALVARSAKVPDPPFRWSGIRGPWFDNNLACLEVTPEGLKLWWQTGVVNGGDQMHPGLKRVASVTLAPRGAGADG from the coding sequence ATGACGACCTCTCCCTTGGTGCTCGGCCCGATGATGCGGTACGTGGATGAGACCTCGGCGAGTGTCTGGGTGGAGACCCGGTCCGCGGGCCGGGTCTCCATCCGGGCCGGCGGCAGGCACTGGGACGCCGGCACGTTCGCAGCTCACGGCCACCACTACGCGCTGGTGGAGCTGGACGGGCTGGAGCCCGGGACCGTTACGCCCTACTCCCTCGACATCAACGGGGCACAGGCCTGGCCCGAACCCGAGCCGGAGTTCCCGCCGTCCATGATCGCCACCCTGAAACCCGGCAAGCCGCTGCGGATGGCCTACGGCTCCTGCCGGACCAGCGTCCCGCACGATGAGCACGGGAACCGGACCCACGGCGTCGACTCACTGCGCGCTTACGCACTGAAGATGGCCTCCGGCGGCGACGAGTCGTGGCCGGACCTGGTGGCCTTCCTCGGAGACCAGGTGTATGCCGACCTGACCAGCGACCAGATGCAGGAGTTCATCCGTGCCCGGCGTGACATCGAGGCGCCGCCCGGCGAGGAGCTCAAGGACTACGAGGAATACGCCCACCTCTATTTCCTGGCCTGGTCGGACCCCGCGAACCGGTGGCTGCTGTCCACGCTGCCGAGCGCCATGATCTTCGATGACCACGACATCCGCGATGACTGGAACACCTCGCTCAGCTGGAAGAAGGAAATGGAGGCCACCTCCTGGTGGCACGGGCGGATCGTGGCGGGGCTCGCCTCGTACTGGGTCTACCAGCATCTGGGGAATCTTTCGCCGCAGGAGCGGGCTGACGATGCCATCTGGCAGCACATCGCCGCGCATGAGGGCGAGGACGAGATTGATGTCAGCGCGGAACTGGACAGCTTCGCGGACCGGGCCGATCAGGACCCAGGGTCATACCGGTGGAGCTACTATCGGGATTTCGGGGACACGCGGCTGATTGTGGTGGATTCCCGGGCGGCCCGGGACCTCGCCCCGGACCACCGCGCCCTCGTTGACACGGCGGAGATGGCTTGGCTCGACGGCCGGATGCGCGGCGGATTCCGCCACCTGCTGGTGGCAACGTCGCTGCCCTTCCTGCTGCCGATGGGCCTGCACTACGTCGAGTCCTGGAATGAGGCCATCTCCCAGGGTGCGTGGGGAAACCGTGCCGCCCGTGCCGGCGAAAAGCTGCGCCAGGCGGTGGACCTAGAGCACTGGGGTGCGTTCCAGAACAGCTTCCGGGAAGTGGCGGCCATGGTGACCGAGGTCGCCGACGGCAAACGCGGGCCGGCACCGGAAACCATTGCCTTTCTTTCCGGAGACGTCCATTACTCCTACGTTTCGGAGGTGGAGCGCACGTCGGGCAGCCGGATCGTGCAGGCCGTCTGCTCCCCCATCCGCAACCCGCTGCCCCGGTTGATGAGGTCCTTCGCGGCCGTCATGTCGTACGGCCTGGCCACGCCGGTCGGCGCCTTGGTGGCGCGCTCGGCAAAGGTCCCGGACCCGCCGTTCCGCTGGTCCGGCATAAGGGGGCCGTGGTTCGACAACAACCTGGCCTGCCTGGAGGTGACCCCGGAGGGGCTGAAACTGTGGTGGCAGACCGGCGTCGTCAACGGCGGAGACCAGATGCACCCTGGGCTGAAACGCGTCGCCTCGGTCACGTTGGCTCCGAGGGGCGCCGGGGCAGACGGCTGA
- a CDS encoding MFS transporter encodes MLLVAVNALVGGTLGQERTVLPLLAGQVFQLDLYTSALTYILAFGLAKAATNYFAGTLSDRYGRKPVLIAGWVIALPVPLMLIFGPSWGWIVAANVILGISQGLTWSTTVVMKMDLIGPSRRGLAMGLNEAAGYLGVAGTALATGYIAATYGLRPGPFLLGAAYIALGLGLSVFAVKETRGHARLEAANHTNAHAGAHGQLGNWEIFTLTSFRDKSLSSVSQAGMVNNLNDGLAWGLFPVLFAAAGLTIEKIGILAAVYPAVWGAAQLVTGALSDKYGRKSLIVGGMLVQAGALAMIAVGQDFGIWLAAAALLGLGTAMVYPTLLAAIGDVAHPQWRARSVGIYRLWRDGGFAVGALLSGIIADAYGIPAAVGVVGALTGLSGILVAMRMRGGDHHRTA; translated from the coding sequence ATGCTCCTCGTCGCCGTCAACGCCCTCGTCGGCGGCACTCTGGGGCAGGAGCGCACCGTGCTTCCGTTGCTCGCCGGGCAGGTCTTCCAGCTGGACCTCTACACGTCCGCACTGACCTACATCCTCGCTTTCGGGCTCGCCAAGGCCGCCACCAACTACTTCGCCGGCACCCTCTCAGACCGCTACGGCCGCAAACCCGTCCTGATAGCAGGCTGGGTCATCGCCTTGCCGGTCCCGCTGATGCTGATCTTCGGGCCGAGCTGGGGCTGGATCGTCGCCGCCAACGTGATCCTGGGCATCAGCCAGGGACTCACGTGGTCCACCACCGTCGTCATGAAAATGGATCTGATCGGCCCTTCCCGGCGGGGCCTGGCCATGGGCCTGAACGAAGCAGCCGGCTACCTCGGCGTCGCCGGAACCGCGCTCGCCACCGGCTACATCGCCGCCACCTACGGACTGCGGCCCGGGCCGTTCCTGCTCGGTGCCGCCTACATCGCACTGGGACTCGGGCTGTCCGTCTTCGCCGTAAAGGAAACCCGGGGCCACGCCCGGCTGGAAGCGGCCAACCACACGAACGCCCACGCCGGCGCCCATGGACAACTGGGCAACTGGGAAATCTTCACCCTCACCAGCTTCCGGGACAAGTCCCTCTCCTCGGTCAGCCAGGCCGGCATGGTCAACAACCTCAACGACGGCCTCGCTTGGGGGCTCTTCCCCGTCCTCTTCGCCGCCGCCGGACTGACGATCGAAAAGATCGGCATCCTCGCCGCTGTCTACCCCGCGGTCTGGGGCGCCGCGCAACTCGTCACCGGAGCGCTGTCGGACAAATATGGCCGGAAGTCGCTGATCGTCGGCGGGATGCTCGTCCAGGCCGGTGCCCTGGCGATGATCGCCGTCGGCCAGGACTTCGGAATCTGGCTGGCCGCTGCCGCGCTCCTCGGACTCGGCACGGCAATGGTGTACCCCACCCTGCTGGCAGCCATCGGCGACGTCGCGCATCCGCAATGGCGGGCACGCTCGGTGGGCATCTACCGGCTCTGGCGCGACGGCGGGTTCGCCGTCGGCGCGCTGCTGTCCGGGATCATTGCCGATGCCTACGGCATTCCGGCCGCCGTCGGGGTCGTTGGAGCCCTCACCGGGCTGTCGGGAATTCTCGTGGCCATGCGCATGCGCGGCGGGGATCACCACCGCACGGCCTGA
- a CDS encoding TerC family protein, whose translation MTVSPLIWAITIVVILALLAFDYFFHIRKAHVPTLKEAAAWSTLYVGLAVVFGIVVWIFGGAAMGSEYFAGYITEKALSVDNLFVFLIIIASFRVPREDQQKVLLFGIVFSLIARTGFIFLGAALINSFAWVFYIFGLILLITAGNLLRPDAHGDEHADNFIIRIARKLFHTTEHYDGDKLFTIQDGKRALTPMLLVMVAIGGTDILFALDSIPAIFGLTQNVYVVFTATAFSLMGLRQLYFLIDGLLDRLIYLAYGLAAILAFIGVKLVLHALHENNLPFINGGEPVPVIEITTATSLSVIIGVLVITVVASLLSKAGKAQTSINNARRHAVNYLDLEYTADAAERERIYRMLTAEEAQIMTMDLKYRNKAKDIDKIRELVAEAHRQHEKYLAR comes from the coding sequence ATGACAGTTTCTCCCCTCATCTGGGCAATCACCATTGTCGTCATCCTGGCCCTGCTGGCCTTCGACTACTTCTTCCACATCCGCAAAGCCCATGTGCCCACGCTGAAAGAGGCAGCCGCGTGGTCCACCCTCTACGTGGGCCTGGCCGTGGTCTTCGGCATCGTGGTGTGGATCTTCGGCGGCGCCGCGATGGGGTCGGAGTACTTCGCGGGCTACATCACGGAGAAAGCGCTCTCCGTGGACAACCTCTTTGTCTTCCTGATCATCATCGCGAGCTTCCGTGTACCCCGGGAAGACCAGCAAAAGGTACTGCTGTTCGGCATCGTCTTCTCGCTGATCGCCCGCACCGGTTTCATCTTCCTGGGGGCCGCGCTGATCAACTCCTTCGCCTGGGTGTTCTACATTTTCGGCCTGATCCTGCTGATCACCGCGGGCAACCTGCTGCGGCCGGATGCCCACGGCGACGAACATGCCGACAACTTCATCATCAGGATTGCCAGAAAACTCTTCCACACCACGGAGCACTACGACGGGGACAAGCTCTTCACCATCCAGGACGGCAAGCGGGCGCTGACTCCGATGCTGCTGGTGATGGTCGCGATCGGCGGAACGGATATTCTGTTCGCCCTGGATTCCATTCCGGCGATTTTCGGGCTGACCCAGAACGTGTACGTCGTTTTCACCGCCACGGCGTTCTCGCTGATGGGCCTGCGCCAGCTCTACTTCCTGATCGACGGACTCCTGGACCGCCTCATCTACCTTGCGTACGGACTGGCGGCCATCCTTGCCTTCATCGGCGTCAAGTTGGTGCTCCACGCCCTGCACGAGAACAACCTGCCGTTCATCAACGGCGGCGAACCGGTACCTGTCATCGAGATCACCACGGCCACGTCCCTGAGCGTCATCATCGGTGTGCTTGTGATCACCGTCGTGGCCTCGCTGTTGAGCAAAGCCGGAAAGGCGCAGACTTCGATCAACAACGCGCGGCGGCACGCCGTCAACTACCTCGACTTGGAATACACCGCCGATGCTGCCGAACGCGAACGCATCTACCGGATGCTGACCGCCGAGGAGGCCCAGATCATGACCATGGACCTGAAGTACCGGAACAAGGCCAAGGACATCGACAAGATCCGCGAGCTTGTCGCGGAAGCGCACCGCCAGCACGAGAAGTATCTGGCCCGCTAG
- a CDS encoding LssY C-terminal domain-containing protein — MKEQGRGLLPGNADTLLDRALFVFSGVAAIWLATLLLEESLRPDMAWFALVFWAALAYLVLPRVHRILTRIYLPDYFIGRARTSDGLLGDPVNIALLGSGDQIHAAMRRAGWTQADDVDLASSRRIILSTLTRRSYEEAPVSPLFIFGRQQDFAYQQEVDGSPGKRHHVRFWRCPPGWLLPGGVRVDWLAAGTYDRSVGLSLFTLQVTHKIEENTDDERDHVVATLKQAVPEAEVTVIRDFSTGYHARNGGGDTISTDGDLPVIDLAPLTAAPAGPPLVPAVRRPRRPAPTLFGGVLVFFRGIAALVLAASLLMGVNPAAAAGPAGQSTAAATVLAVFGVGEILLAWGVLRGGNPARVMAMLLSAAAIITQAANVLNGGAAVDFGTNLVGLSLDILLIIALSSEHSRTYARNSRRGRVPRGRVAAL, encoded by the coding sequence GTGAAGGAGCAGGGCCGGGGCCTGCTGCCGGGCAACGCCGATACCTTGCTGGACCGGGCGCTGTTTGTGTTCAGCGGCGTCGCCGCCATCTGGCTCGCCACCCTGCTTCTGGAAGAAAGCCTGCGGCCGGACATGGCCTGGTTCGCGCTAGTGTTCTGGGCCGCCCTGGCGTACCTGGTGCTGCCCCGTGTCCACCGGATTCTGACCAGGATCTATCTCCCGGATTACTTCATTGGCCGGGCCCGGACCAGCGATGGCCTGCTGGGCGACCCGGTCAACATTGCCTTGCTCGGCAGCGGGGACCAGATCCATGCCGCCATGCGCCGGGCGGGCTGGACCCAGGCCGACGACGTCGATCTGGCGAGTAGCCGCCGGATCATCCTGTCGACCCTGACCCGGCGGAGCTACGAGGAAGCGCCGGTCAGCCCGCTGTTCATCTTTGGCCGCCAGCAGGACTTTGCGTATCAGCAGGAGGTCGACGGGAGCCCAGGCAAACGCCATCACGTCCGCTTCTGGCGCTGCCCGCCCGGGTGGCTGCTGCCGGGCGGCGTCCGGGTCGATTGGCTTGCCGCCGGCACGTACGACCGATCCGTGGGGTTGTCGCTGTTCACGCTGCAGGTCACGCACAAGATCGAGGAGAACACCGACGACGAAAGGGACCACGTCGTGGCGACCCTAAAGCAGGCAGTACCCGAGGCGGAAGTCACGGTCATCCGGGATTTTTCGACGGGATACCATGCGCGCAACGGCGGCGGAGACACAATCTCCACCGACGGGGACTTGCCGGTCATCGACCTTGCTCCCCTGACGGCGGCCCCGGCAGGGCCGCCCCTTGTGCCGGCGGTCCGCCGACCCAGGCGGCCCGCCCCGACCCTCTTCGGAGGTGTTCTCGTCTTCTTTCGCGGAATCGCTGCCCTCGTTCTTGCCGCGTCACTGCTGATGGGCGTCAATCCCGCCGCGGCAGCAGGGCCGGCTGGTCAGTCGACGGCCGCTGCGACGGTCCTCGCGGTGTTCGGGGTCGGAGAGATCCTCCTGGCCTGGGGTGTCCTGCGGGGCGGAAACCCCGCCAGGGTCATGGCCATGCTTCTCAGCGCGGCGGCCATCATCACCCAGGCCGCCAACGTCCTCAACGGCGGCGCGGCAGTCGATTTCGGGACCAACCTTGTGGGCCTCTCCCTGGACATCCTCCTCATCATCGCCCTCTCCAGCGAGCACTCGCGCACCTATGCCAGGAACTCCCGGCGGGGCAGAGTCCCACGCGGCCGTGTGGCCGCCTTGTGA
- a CDS encoding M20/M25/M40 family metallo-hydrolase — MLEDFKGRAMVGHLEALQRIADDNGGNRVAGTKGYEESGRYVEEQLRAAGYTPVRQTFTYRGDGKNRKQVETFNILAETGGSADHTVVVGGHLDSVEDGPGINDNGSGVAAILETAKWMKEKGITPVNRVVFAFWGAEENDLDGSRHYVNELSKAGKEQTAAYLNVDMAASPNGVRSFHDGDGSDFGDAGPKGSDGIEAVFERYFKENSLPAETTPFVDGDSDYDPFLRAGIPGGGLFTGEVKKKTQAQVQAYGGTAGKVLDSCYHKACDTTSNINADLLKDMSGAMAYATASYALAPRG, encoded by the coding sequence GTGCTGGAGGATTTCAAGGGCCGGGCCATGGTGGGCCATCTGGAGGCGCTGCAGCGGATTGCTGATGACAATGGTGGCAACCGCGTTGCGGGAACGAAGGGGTATGAGGAATCGGGCCGGTACGTTGAGGAGCAGTTGCGCGCCGCCGGGTACACCCCGGTCCGGCAAACGTTCACTTACCGGGGTGACGGCAAGAACCGGAAGCAGGTGGAGACTTTCAACATCCTGGCCGAGACCGGCGGGAGCGCCGATCACACCGTGGTGGTGGGCGGCCATTTGGACTCCGTGGAAGATGGCCCGGGGATCAACGACAATGGCAGCGGCGTCGCGGCCATCCTCGAGACGGCGAAGTGGATGAAGGAGAAAGGCATCACTCCGGTGAACCGGGTGGTGTTCGCGTTCTGGGGCGCCGAGGAGAATGACCTCGACGGTTCCCGGCATTACGTTAACGAGTTGAGCAAGGCCGGGAAGGAGCAGACTGCGGCCTACCTGAACGTGGATATGGCGGCCTCGCCGAACGGTGTCCGGTCCTTCCACGACGGCGACGGGTCGGACTTCGGGGATGCCGGGCCGAAGGGCTCCGACGGGATTGAAGCCGTCTTCGAGCGCTACTTCAAGGAGAACTCGCTGCCGGCGGAAACAACGCCCTTTGTCGACGGCGACTCCGATTACGATCCGTTCCTCAGGGCAGGCATTCCCGGCGGCGGGCTGTTCACCGGCGAGGTGAAGAAAAAGACCCAAGCCCAGGTGCAGGCCTACGGCGGGACAGCCGGCAAGGTCCTCGATTCCTGCTACCACAAGGCCTGCGACACCACCAGCAACATCAACGCCGACCTGCTCAAGGACATGTCCGGCGCCATGGCCTACGCCACCGCGTCCTACGCCCTGGCCCCACGCGGCTGA